Proteins found in one Plasmodium knowlesi strain H genome assembly, chromosome: 12 genomic segment:
- a CDS encoding triosephosphate isomerase, putative: MTRKYFVSANWKCNGTQESIKALAASFNELEFDPAKLDVVVFPVSVHYELAKSLLKPKFHTGIQNVSKYGNGSYTGEISAEIAKDLNIEYVIIGHFERRKFFNETDEDVKEKLQQCLKNNLKVVVCFGESLEQREKNQTIDVIKKQVNSFVHLINNFDNVVLAYEPIWAIGTGKTATPEQAQEVHKEIRNIVKEKCGEKNAQQIRILYGGSVNTENCASLIKQEDIDGFLVGNASLKPSFVEIIKSAM; encoded by the exons ATGACGAGAAAATATTTCGTATCAGCCAACTGGAAATGCAATGGAACCCAGGAGAGCATAAAGGCCCTGGCAGCGAGCTTTAATGAGTTGGAGTTTGACCCCGCCAAGCTGG ACGTTGTCGTTTTCCCCGTGAGCGTGCACTACGAACTCGCAAAGAGCCTACTGAAGCCAAAGTTTCACACAGGCATACAAAATGTGTCCAAGTACGGAAATGGATCTTACACAGGAGAAATCAGCGCAGAAATTGCCAAGGATCTTAACATCGAATATGTAATCATTGGACATtttgaaaggagaaaattcttCAACGAAACGGATGAAGATGTAAAAGAGAAATTACAGCAGTGTTTAAAGAATAACTTAAAGGTTGTAGTTTGTTTTGGTGAGTCATTAGaacagagagaaaaaaaccaAACCATCGATGTCATAAAAAAGCAAGTGAACAGCTTTGTCCATTTAATTAACAATTTCGATAATGTTGTTTTGGCATATGAACCAATTTGGGCCATTGGAACAGGGAAGACTGCAACACCTGAACAAGCACAAGAGGTCCATAAAGAAATCAGAAATAttgtgaaagaaaaatgtggagaaaaaaatgctcagCAAATCAGAATTTTATATGGGGGTAGTGTTAATACGGAAAATTGTGCATCCCTCATTAAGCAGGAAGATATTGATGGGTTCCTAGTTGGCAATGCTTCATTGAAGCCATCCTTTGTTGAAATTATCAAGAGTGCTatgtaa
- a CDS encoding vesicle-associated membrane protein, putative: MKLLKVTPEKNIEFPMVHFQAVTQVVKLENISERKVAFKIKTTAPNNYLVRPSFGLINVKETIDIQIILQPLSDKDNISNDKFQVQCLNVDDDTTVDKQFWVTVNKNEIQDHKLVVVLNDEGSSKGPHSYLPSNNNPLSDINNKNHNLNYAEHNLNADDSNMAEGIKGGLPGMQRKYHELLNYCVFVDKQKAALEKENESLKNQLKAYNSNCNKLFVDNKLIPIIIVILAIVTKYMGYW, from the exons ATGAAGCTGCTAAAAGTGACCCCCGAGAAAAACATAGAATTTCCTATGGTGCATTTCCAAGCCGTGACGCAAGTGGTGAAACTAGAAAACATAAGTGAGAGGAAGGTGgcatttaaaataaaaaccacCGCGCCAAACAATTATCTAGTCCGACCATCGTTTGGCTTAATTAACGTAAAAGAAACCATCGATATACAAATAATATTACAACCCTTATCCGACAAGGACAACATTTCGAATGATAAATTTCAAGTGCAGTGTCTAAATGTCGATGACGACACCACTGTTGATAAGCAATTCTGGGTGactgtaaataaaaatgaaatacaaGACCATAAGTTGGTCGTTGTCTTGAACGATGAAGGTTCAAGCAAAGGACCACACTCCTACCTCCCTTCAAACAACAACCCCCTCTCCGATATTAATAACAAGAATCACAATTTAAATTACGCGGAACATAATTTGAATGCGGACGATTCAAATATGGCAGAAG GCATAAAAGGTGGCTTGCCAGGTATGCAGAGGAAGTATCACGAACTACTAAATTACTGCGTTTTTGTGGATAAACAGAAAGCAGCgctggagaaggaaaacgaGAGTTTGAAAAATCAACTTAAGGCATATAACAGCAATTGTAACAAGCTTTTCGTTGATAATAAGCTTATACCCATAATTATTGTTATATTGGCCATCGTTACCAAGTATATGGGATATTGGTAA
- a CDS encoding oocyst rupture protein 2, putative, giving the protein MNVKNVKDDEVDTFWRKQLAEISSMSVEDLRTHNLPISRIKKIMKEDDEIKSNQMVSADTPVLLAKACELFIMELTNYAWKFTEESKRRTLQRQDVISAACKRDMFDFLIDLIPIEERIKFINLNVRGNSRRNNNSSSSSGEGSQGGGNYGGGNYGDGNYGDGNYGDGNYGDGNYGDGNYGDGNYGDGNYGDGNYGGGNYGDGNYGGGNHDSDHHRVDFDTVKQYYNMYSSTCNDKGSMNLQALNEELAQMAELAEKELNAAQAMTTANLATENGTTANMEKLRDAAEEFAASLNALYRTNDTDNDINNANNLFLNFNPNTHLTEEHSSSNSNDEECMYDAQGCDETHRNSLSSSGNQYTQVSGIAKYNSIGTCSSKNQGSKSEHFGNNNMNSNHVNLKSYSSVKDNMDRQCKQEYVKNMMNGSGNSYHEVHTKKHTNEQTNGHANGQTNGHANGQTNGHTNGHTNGHTNGHTNGHTNSTHTDGSINGHTSRTVNIPNTMQSKDLVKGNIPSYQKLQELKNKFGYAMQTVNLPNVSNVSNISNVSILSNVSNMSNLSNASNDNGYTGGNECNDNILLNSNLYSTSLSPSYNGMASTHHVLAKYNMVKNDEMKESENGENKQAVQVQQMRNVSKRDAYPNGVSANYQRYQSGKSDEKSSDDMNLEQNYFYNYYLPGDNKMGPNVINSYFLNGNLMNNMQNVSLNDSTVRRNNSPPSCSSSLDDRNSQNGQIPQLMPTQMITNSQINMFEKNSNSKSNNTKKGNAALNDCNNPSIDRTNDMMDLSSIPTKSNVEINKDMINNYFKLNNNTITATSTTTSTAATTVATNISAIQNRKNNGNHSAHEVKSSHVGDNRINDGLLHEGVLSEGLLSEGLLSEGLLSEGVLNDGQNNEDLLNEDRVKEDLTNDDFLIDNCINEDRINEDRINEDRINEDRINEDRINEDRCNEDLMNDELINNARLQNSMFNSSQFDTFHFDSAHFDSAHFDSAQFDSAHFDSCQFDSQIMNSQKDKSHLPKNHPPKSSPPKSPTPQNHLPPNRFPNSHLGNHHSSSRNSCISDQPNSQKNDQLNDRSDGHLNDCMTSRMAEKAIDTMNEILNSSESGVTKNSTINMVNQNIDKGVSNNHLSNIMPDVNSTVQENVKLNVHSKMCVNPNAQSTPYKPTHQFSTQENNYVCNYNSQQYHNNKVNEKTHSLL; this is encoded by the coding sequence ATGAATGTAAAAAACGTCAAAGATGATGAGGTTGACACCTTTTGGAGAAAGCAGCTAGCCGAAATTTCAAGTATGAGTGTAGAAGATTTAAGAACCCATAATTTACCCATTtctagaattaaaaaaattatgaaggaagatgatgaaataaaaagtaatCAGATGGTGTCAGCAGACACCCCTGTCCTATTGGCTAAGGCCTGCGAACTGTTCATTATGGAGTTAACAAATTATGCTTGGAAGTTTACCGAAGAGAGCAAACGAAGAACACTGCAAAGGCAGGACGTGATTTCCGCTGCTTGCAAAAGAGACATGTTTGATTTTCTCATAGACTTGATACCGATAGAAGAACGGataaaatttattaatttaaatGTCAGGGGGAACTCCAGGAGGAACAATAACAGCAGTAGTAGCAGTGGTGAGGGTAGCCAGGGTGGCGGCAATTATGGGGGTGGCAATTATGGTGATGGGAACTATGGTGATGGGAACTACGGTGATGGGAACTACGGTGATGGGAACTACGGTGATGGGAACTACGGTGATGGGAACTACGGTGATGGCAACTATGGTGATGGCAACTACGGTGGTGGTAACTATGGTGATGGCAACTATGGCGGTGGAAACCACGACAGCGATCATCACAGAGTCGACTTCGACACCGTGAAGCAGTACTACAATATGTATTCGTCGACCTGCAACGACAAGGGCTCCATGAACTTGCAGGCGCTCAATGAGGAGCTTGCCCAAATGGCTGAACTCGCGGAGAAGGAGTTAAATGCGGCGCAGGCGATGACTACCGCGAACCTAGCAACAGAGAATGGGACAACTGCCAACATGGAAAAACTGCGCGACGCGGCGGAGGAATTCGCGGCCAGTTTAAATGCTTTGTACAGAACCAACGATACGGATAACGATATCAACAATGCAAACAATCTATTCCTCAATTTTAATCCAAACACCCATTTAACAGAGGAGCACTCCAGCTCCAACAGCAATGACGAAGAGTGCATGTATGACGCGCAAGGCTGCGACGAGACGCATCGCAACAGTCTCAGTAGCAGTGGAAATCAGTACACACAGGTTAGTGGAATAGCAAAATACAACAGTATAGGTACTTGCAGTAGTAAGAACCAGGGTTCAAAAAGTGAGCATTTCGGAAACAACAACATGAATTCTAATCATGTCAATTTGAAATCTTATTCATCCGTTAAGGATAATATGGATAGACAGTGCAAGCAGGAGTATGTAAAAAACATGATGAACGGGTCAGGCAATTCCTACCACGAGGTGCACACGAAGAAGCACACGAATGAACAGACGAATGGACACGCAAATGGACAGACGAATGGACACGCAAATGGACAGACGAATGGACACACGAATGGTCACACGAATGGTCACACGAATGGTCACACGAATGGTCACACAAATAGTACACATACAGATGGATCAATAAATGGACATACAAGTAGAACAGTGAACATTCCTAACACCATGCAGAGCAAGGATCTTGTCAAAGGAAACATTCCATCCTACCAGAAATTGCAGGAGctcaaaaataaattcgGATATGCTATGCAGACAGTGAATCTTCCTAATGTGTCTAATGTTTCGAACATTTCTAATGTGTCAATTTTGTCGAACGTTTCTAACATGTCTAACTTGTCTAATGCATCGAATGATAATGGCTATACCGGGGGCAATGAGTGCAATGACAACATCCTTTTAAATTCTAATTTGTACTCTACATCGTTATCACCTTCGTACAATGGAATGGCTTCGACGCACCATGTGTTGGCTAAGTACAACATGGTGAAGAACGACGAGATGAAGGAGTCAGAGAATGGTGAAAATAAGCAGGCCGTGCAGGTCCAGCAGATGAGGAATGTGAGCAAGAGGGATGCATACCCCAACGGAGTGAGCGCCAACTACCAACGATACCAATCCGGAAAGAGCGATGAGAAATCAAGTGACGACATGAACTTGGAGCAAAATTACTTCTATAATTACTACCTGCCCGGAGATAACAAAATGGGTCCCAACGTAATAAACAGTTATTTTCTTAATGGGAATCTCATGAACAACATGCAAAATGTAAGTTTAAACGACTCAACCGTTAGAAGGAACAACTCTCCCCCCTCCTGCTCTTCCTCCCTGGATGACAGAAATTCTCAAAACGGCCAAATACCCCAATTGATGCCAACACAAATGATAACCAACAGCCAAATTAACATGTTCGAGAAAAATAGCAACTCAAAAAGTAATAacaccaaaaaaggaaacgctGCTCTGAACGATTGTAACAACCCCTCAATAGATCGAACAAATGACATGATGGATTTAAGCAGTATTCCCACAAAATCAAATGTTGAAATAAATAAGGACAtgataaataattatttcaAATTGAATAATAATACCATTACTGCCACCAGCACCACTACATCTACTGCAGCCACCACGGTAGCCACCAATATCAGCGCTATTCAGAATCGCAAAAACAATGGAAATCACAGCGCACACGAGGTAAAGAGCTCACATGTTGGTGATAACCGAATAAATGATGGTCTGCTACACGAAGGGGTACTCAGTGAAGGTCTCCTTAGCGAGGGGTTACTTAGCGAAGGGTTACTCAGCGAGGGGGTACTGAACGATGGGCAGAATAACGAGGATCTGCTCAACGAAGATCGCGTCAAAGAAGACCTCACGAACGATGATTTCCTCATCGACAACTGCATCAACGAAGACCGCATCAACGAAGACCGCATCAACGAAGACCGCATCAACGAAGACCGCATCAACGAAGACCGCATCAACGAAGACCGCTGCAACGAAGACTTGATGAACGATGAGCTTATAAATAACGCTCGCCTGCAGAATAGCATGTTCAACAGTTCCCAATTTGACACTTTCCACTTCGATAGCGCCCATTTCGATAGTGCCCATTTCGATAGCGCTCAATTTGATAGCGCCCACTTCGATAGCTGTCAATTCGATAGTCAAATAATGAACAGCCAAAAAGATAAGAGCCATCTCCCCAAGAATCACCCTCCCAAAagttccccccccaaaagtcCTACTCCCCAAAATCACCTGCCCCCAAACCGATTTCCAAACAGCCATTTAGGTAACCACCACAGTAGCTCCAGAAATAGCTGCATAAGTGACCAACCAAATAGCCAAAAGAACGACCAACTGAATGACCGTTCGGATGGCCATTTGAATGACTGCATGACTAGCCGAATGGCCGAAAAGGCAATCGACACAATGAACGAAATTTTAAATAGCTCAGAAAGTGGAGTGACAAAAAATAGCACCATAAATATGGTTAACCAAAATATAGACAAGGGCGTCTCAAATAATCATTTAAGTAACATCATGCCAGATGTTAATTCCACTGTTCAAGAAAATGTGAAGCTAAATGTACACTCCAAAATGTGCGTGAACCCTAATGCACAGAGCACTCCTTACAAACCGACTCACCAATTCTCTACGcaagaaaataattatgTTTGTAATTATAACTCTCAGCAATATCACAACAACAAGGTAAACGAAAAAACACACTCCCTTTTGTGA
- a CDS encoding leucine carboxyl methyltransferase, putative, whose protein sequence is MDSLKSPNARVQSTTHEAASSKLSAVNLGYYSDPFLKYFVKRIEKRSPLINRGYYARVAAMRQYIELFFKSLKEEEPVQIVNIGAGLDTTFFWISEQRNNATYYEMDFHELLQEKANIINRVDELRSFLKGVDHQGDVEMKPDVDANLINCGNYKMLSLDLNNSNLLEKHLTSCGFDFSIPTLFICECVLIYLEITSSDNLIKTLAGLMRNTSCILVYEQVNPNTAFGKVMISNFSQRGIELKSIFKYDNLEKQFCRFKNLGWSHVYISDMNEIYDYHLNTEEKKKIEKIEMFDEFEEWRLLQNHYFILVAFSPSQNLNTNDLYVFLKNKKYGSGESSPNV, encoded by the exons ATGGATTCGTTAAAATCCCCCAACGCTCGAGTCCAGAGCACAACCCACGAGGCGGCGAGCAGCAAACT TTCTGCCGTTAATCTAGGATACTACTCGGACCCGttcttaaaatattttgtcaAAAGGATTGAGAAAAGAAGTCCACTCATAAATAGGG GCTATTACGCCCGTGTTGCTGCAATGAGACAGTACATTGAGCTCTTTTTCAAGTCCCTAAAGGAA GAGGAACCCGTTCAGATAGTTAATATCGGAGCCGGTTTGGACACGACCTTCTTTTGGATAAGC GAACAGAGGAATAATGCGACCTATTACGAAATGGATTTCCATGAACTACTGCAGGAAAAGGCGAACATAATAAACCGAGTGGATGAGTTGAGGTCCTTTCTAAAGGGAGTTGATCATCAGGGGGATGTGGAGATGAAACCTGACGTGGATGCAAATCTCATCAACTGCGGAAACTACAAAATGCTCTCGCTGGACCTGAACAACTCAAATCTCCTGGAAAAGCACTTAACAAGTTGCGGGTTCGACTTTTCCATCCCCACTCTGTTCATTTGCGAGTGcgttttaatttatttggaAATAACTAGCAGCGACAACTTAATAAAAACTTTGGCCGGTCTTATGAGAAACACCTCGTGCATTTTGGTGTATGAACAG GTTAACCCAAACACCGCCTTCGGAAAAGTGATGATAAGCAATTTTAGCCAAAGAGGTATAGAACTGAAGAGCATCTTCAAGTACGAcaatttggaaaaacaattttgcAGATTTAAGAACCTGGGATGGAGTCACGTCTACATAAGTGACATGAACGAGATTTACGATTATCACTTAAAtacggaggaaaaaaaaaaaattgaaaaaattgaaatgttTGATGAGTTTGAAGAATGGAGATTGTTACAGAACCATTACTTCATACTCGTTGCGTTTAGTCCTTCCCAAAATTTGAACACGAATGAtctatatgtttttttaaagaacaaaaagtaTGGTTCGGGAGAATCTTCTCCAAATGTGTGA
- a CDS encoding cytochrome b-c1 complex subunit Rieske, putative, translating into MKSIRSFDFLIKGKIFLKKNELNKIGKRTFGGTFNHNIKENERVPPASENPSYKNLFDHADDIKLWEIEEKENISHKRVEDLSELVEPSNHPHQYEGIFVRTRYAHYNQTAEPVFPRKPNLEKGELASGANVTRTDVWHNPKEPAVVSVGKFEPHNFRPAGYAENAPNPDSINSDYHPDFREYRLRNGNADRRTFMYFISASYFFIMSSIMRSTICKSVHFFWISKDLVAEGTTELDMRTVSPGEHVVIKWRGKPIFVKHRTPEDIQRAKEDDKLVETMRDPQLDSDRTIKPEWLVNIGVCTHLGCIPAPGGNYHGYFCPCHGSHYDNSGRIRQGPAPANLEVPPYEFVDENTIKIG; encoded by the coding sequence atgaaaagtataAGGAGTTTTGACTTTTtaataaaggggaaaatatttttaaaaaaaaacgaattgaaCAAAATAGGGAAGAGAACATTTGGAGGAACCTTCAACCAtaacataaaggaaaacgaacGAGTACCACCAGCCTCAGAGAATCCAAgttataaaaatttgttcgACCATGCAGATGATATAAAGCTGTGGGAAatagaagagaaggaaaatatttcccaCAAGAGGGTGGAGGATTTGTCCGAATTGGTTGAACCGTCAAATCATCCACATCAGTATGAAGGAATATTTGTGAGGACAAGATATGCACATTATAACCAAACAGCTGAACCCGTTTTCCCAAGGAAACCAAATTTAGAGAAAGGTGAATTAGCGAGTGGAGCCAATGTAACAAGAACGGATGTATGGCATAACCCAAAAGAACCTGCGGTCGTTTCAGTTGGTAAATTTGAACCACATAACTTCCGACCAGCTGGTTATGCTGAAAATGCACCCAATCCAGATAGTATAAATTCAGATTATCATCCCGATTTTAGAGAATATAGATtaagaaatggaaatgcGGATAGAAGAACCTTTATGTATTTTATAAGTGCATCctacttttttattatgtcgTCTATTATGAGATCAACCATATGCAAATCTGTGCACTTCTTTTGGATTTCCAAAGATTTAGTTGCAGAAGGAACTACAGAATTAGATATGAGGACAGTAAGCCCTGGAGAACACGTCGTAATCAAGTGGAGAGGAAAACCAATTTTTGTAAAGCATCGAACCCCTGAGGATATTCAGAGAGCTAAGGAGGACGACAAATTGGTGGAAACCATGAGAGACCCTCAGTTAGACTCTGATCGAACTATTAAACCAGAGTGGTTAGTTAATATAGGGGTCTGTACACATTTAGGTTGCATTCCAGCCCCTGGTGGAAATTACCACGGCTACTTCTGCCCTTGTCATGGTTCCCATTATGACAATTCTGGCAGAATTCGCCAAGGACCCGCTCCAGCCAATTTGGAGGTCCCCCCTTACGAATTTGTTGACGAGAATACGATCAAGATTGGATGA